cccttggtttttgtgaaccattcagtgctccatttgttctgaccagtgtgaccggtgtacatccacgcacgatcactcatcttgactttcagagctactagacacacaacaaatatatatatatatatatatataattcaccatgtatatattcatcagttgatctactttgtcaattttattacgtccatgcaacctacactctaataggtaatgataggtcctaatcccacccgagtatgtttagattgggttcattttcccatgctatgctccggatcctaNNNNNNNNNNNNNNNNNNNNNNNNNNNNNNNNNNNNNNNNNNNNNNNNNNNNNNNNNNNNNNNNNNNNNNNNNNNNNNNNNNNNNNNNNNNNNNNNNNNNNNNNNNNNNNNNNNNNNNNNNNNNNNNNNNNNNNNNNNNNNNNNNNNNNNNNNNNNNNNNNNNNNNNNNNNNNNNNNNNNNNNNNNNNNNNNNNNNNNNNNNNNNNNNNNNNNNNNNNNNNNNNNNNNNNNNNNNNNNNNNNNNNNNNNNNNNNNNNNNNNNNNNNNNNNNNNNNNNNNNNNNNNNNNNNNNNNNNNNNNNNNNNNNNNNNNNNNNNNNNNNNNNNNNNNNNNNNNNNNNNNNNNNNNNNNNNNNNNNNNNNNNNNNNNNNNNNNNNNNNNNNNNNNNNNNNNNNNNNNNNNNNNNNNNNNNNNNNNNNNNNNNNNNNNNNNNNNNNNNNNNNNNNNNNNNNNNNNNNNNNNNNNNNNNNNNNNNNNNNNNNNNNNNNNNNNNNNNNNNNNNNNNNNNNNNNNNNNNNNNNNNNNNNNNNNNNNNNNNNNNNNNNNNNNNNNNNNNNNNNNNNNNNNNNNNNNNNNNNNNNNNNNNNNNNNNNNNNNNNNNNNNNNNNNNNNNNNNNNNNNNNNNNNNNNNNNNNNNNNNNNNNNNNNNNNNNNNNNNNNNNNNNNNNNNNNNNNNNNNNNNNNNNNNNNNNNNNNNNNNNNNNNNNNNNNNNNNNNNNNNNNNNNNNNNNNNNNNNNNNNNNNNNNNNNNNNNNNNNNNNNNNNNNNNNNNNNNNNNNNNNNNNNNNNNNNNNNNNNNNNNNNNNNNNNNNNNNNNNNNNNNNNNNNNNNNNNNNNNNNNNNNNNNNNNNNNNNNNNNNNNNNNNNNNNNNNNNNNNNNNNNNNNNNNNNNNNNNNNNNNNNNNNNNNNNNNNNNNNNNNNNNNNNNNNNNNNNNNNNNNNNNNNNNNNNNNNNNNNNNNNNNNNNNNNNNNNNNNNNNNNNNNNNNNNNNNNNNNNNNNNNNNNNNNNNNNNNNNNNNNNNNNNNNNNNNNNNNNNNNNNNNNNNNNNNNNNNNNNNNNNNNNNNNNNNNNNNNNNNNNNNNNNNNNNNNNNNNNNNNNNNNNNNNNNNNNNNNNNNNNNNNNNNNNNNNNNNNNNNNNNNNNNNNNNNNNNNNNNNNNNNNNNNNNNNNNNNNNNNNNNNNNNNNNNNNNNNNNNNNNNNNNNNNNNNNNNNNNNNNNNNNNNNNNNNNNNNNNNNNNNNNNNNNNNNNNNNNNNNNNNNNNNNNNNNNNNNNNNNNNNNNNNNNNNNNNNNNNNNNNNNNNNNNNNNNNNNNNNNNNNNNNNNNNNNNNNNNNNNNNNNNNNNNNNNNNNNNNNNNNNNNNNNNNNNNNNNNNNNNNNNNNNNNNNNNNNNNNNNNNNNNNNNNNNNNNNNNNNNNNNNNNNNNNNNNNNNNNNNNNNNNNNNNNNNNNNNNNNNNNNNNNNNNNNNNNNNNNNNNNNNNNNNNNNNNNNNNNNNNNNNNNNNNNNNNNNNNNNNNNNNNNNNNNNNNNNNNNNNNNNNNNNNNNNNNNNNNNNNNNNNNNNNNNNNNNNNNNNNNNNNNNNNNNNNNNNNNNNNNNNNNNNNNNNNNNNNNNNNNNNNNNNNNNNNNNNNNNNNNNNNNNNNNNNNNNNNNNNNNNNNNNNNNNNNNNNNNNNNNNNNNNNNNNNNNNNNNNNNNNNNNNNNNNNNNNNNNNNNNNNNNNNNNNNNNNNNNNNNNNNNNNNNNNNNNNNNNNNNNNNNNNNNNNNNNNNNNNNNNNNNNNNNNNNNNNNNNNNNNNNNNNNNNNNNNNNNNNNNNNNNNNNNNNNNNNNNNNNNNNNNNNNNNNNNNNNNNNNNNNNNNNNNNNNNNNNNNNNNNNNNNNNNNNNNNNNNNNNNNNNNNNNNNNNNNNNNNNNNNNNNNNNNNNNNNNNNNNNNNNNNNNNNNNNNNNNNNNNNNNNNNNNNNNNNNNNNNNNNNNNNNNNNNNNNNNNNNNNNNNNNNNNNNNNNNNNNNNNNNNNNNNNNNNNNNNNNNNNNNNNNNNNNNNNNNNNNNNNNNNNNNNNNNNNNNNNNNNNNNNNNNNNNNNNNNNNNNNNNNNNNNNNNNNNNNNNNNNNNNNNNNNNNNNNNNNNNNNNNNNNNNNNNNNNNNNNNNNNNNNNNNNNNNNNNNNNNNNNNNNNNNNNNNNNNNNNNNNNNNNNNNNNNNNNNNNNNNNGGGGTGGGAGGAGAGAACGGCGAGGAGAAAGTGAGTGACgggcgggggggtacgggccgttaggtagtgccctctttgccgtccgcctctctttgccgtccgcctttttgcctctttgccgtccgctagcagacggcaaagaggtgggccgctatgtttttcccaaacgggcggggggtgggggccacctcactctttgccgtctgcgagcggacggcaaagattctttgccgtctgccagcggacggcaaagagctcgcagatggcaaagagcttctttgccgtctgccgtttctttgtcgtccgcttttgggtagctgatggcaaagagcttctttgccgtcagctagcagacggcaaagagctggcagatggcaaattagctgattccagtagtgttaagGGAGAAACAGCAACCTAACGTCCTTGTTCTTGTTTACTGTTTCCTGCATAACTCATCAGTTGTACTTTGTTCTTATCAGTTTTTTTATGGAACATGTATTTATTGTTAGAGTGAGATATTTGCATTTTCTAAGTACTTATGTTGATCATCCGTGTGTTTAAACAATTCCTTTTTGTGTTAATGCACACATATCAACATTTAGCTCTGTTGTGTATCTGTGATGATCTGAAGCCATTCATTTAGTTAAGTTGACCTGATCTCTTCTTTCTGACAGGAATGCACGTACTTGACACTTCTTAGCTCTTATAACAACCTAGGATAAATTTTATCACCCCCATGGCCTCTAGCCGAGTATACGATGTAAAATTTCAGTAACTAGGAATACGCATTTTATTTGTTGTGACTTGCTCTCTGCAGTAGCTTACAGAAGGTGCAGCTGAATTTTATGAGCAACACATAGTTCCTGCATCTTCAGAATGTCAATTTCAAAAGCAAAGGTACTTGGTGAAATTGGGAGATTCCTGAGTAGGAGTGCACTATGAAGTCGAAGAACTCCCCACCAATGCATCCTCGCGCTTCCGGTTAAACATGAATGGCAATCAGTGGAATAACTGGGAAAATGACTGGAGTTAGCTTGATCAGCATGCACCACCATTTTCAGATTTGAGGGTGTTGGATCGACTTATGCTGCTGCACCATCATCTTATGTAAACTTATTACAGTCCTGAAAGCAAAAGGTACATATTTTTTGTTAATTAAGTAGAAAGAATCACATAAGCTATTTATATGGACAAGCCTTTCATCAATTTCTACCTCCTCACTTCCTCACGACCAATGTGGCTCATCATCATTTGGCTATTGCATTTATTTTTCTCATTGCCGGTCACATGTATCGAACTAACTTCAGAGTTGGACATAGTATTAAAGATCTTTTAGATGCACGTACCAGTCCTACTACCACACATGCTACCTTTTCTGCAATGCCGATAGAGTTTCTACTTGGGATATATCATGCATGCCTCTGAAACCAGTAAGCGCAAAAGGTTACAAAATTTCTCAACACATGTAGCCATTTCTCATTATCAAACTAAACCTAACAGGCTAACCTTGCGAGATTAACAAGAGAGAAGTTATGAGTTCCGTTGCACCTAGCAAAGATAGTCACCTCATTTAGCCACTCTGTTTGAAGCAATGCTGAGAATGCAATGCATTTAGCCGCTCACGTTCGCTGTCAGCTCATCGCCCATGTTCTGCTTAAACTAAATGCAAAAGGATGAAGGGGAGCGGCTTCTCGAGTTCCCTAGAAGAACATTAGACAAGAACAGAGATTTGTCTCTTCTCTCTAGAATACTAATGATTTGTCTTTACTTGGTAGAATACATAATTCTTGCTAATGAAAAACTGCCACGAAATTATGGCATCTACTGTGATGCTCTGATACTGTCCTTTAGTAGCGATCAAGGGTCGAGTTTCAGCAGCAATCCTTCTTTTTCTTGGAGATCTTCGGTGGCTCTGAAGTTCTTTTACCGCCTACTCCTATCCACTATCTATTTCCGTGATCACATAGCGTAAGAAGCGATGCACTTCACGCTTGTTCAACGAGCTCTGTCATTGGGCTTTCCCCATGTCAGTGTGGTGTGTTATTCAGAGTTTTCATTCATGTAGCAAATGTAGTGTCACATTGAGACATCTGCAACCTAATGACATTTGAGTGCTTTTGGAATTTTATGGTGTCTAATAGACCCTTTAGGCAACCGGTGGTCTATCTGATGGTCTCTTCGGACAGTTTCATGCTGTTTAAGGGAGAAACAGCAACCTAACGTCCTTGTTCTTGTTTACTGTTTCCTGTAGAACTCATCAGTTGTAATTTCGTCTTAGGCAACATATCCTGTGAATCCGCTCTGTTCCTGTATCCCTACATCCATCTCTTTCTCAGCCCCCCGATCTAAATCCTTCGCCCCAGGTGCAGTGAAGTGGATTTTTGCACTCACCCGCCCGCTTTCTAACTTAAGAAATATTTTCGTTCGCAGAAAGCCCCCTAATGCTCTGATCCATCATCCCCAACCCAAAGCTCCAAGTTGTGCGTCGTGCGACTCCTGACCCAAATCCTTCCTTGCCAGATCTCTCGCATCGGCCCCTAAATCGAATCTCAATCCGAAGGCTAGATACCACGGCAACGCACGAATGATTCCCTCGAACTTCTCTAGCGGCGGCAATCAAGTAGTGACAACAACAGCTCGACGGTCACTTAgacccggccggccggccggccgtctCGACAGCGAAGCCATGACAACCGACGACCTTCTACTGCGGTGATGATGCGGAACGATGAGGCGCCAACGCCGCCCTGGATGGCCTCCCCCGCGGGCGATGATTCCTATTACATAGGAAGCTGCAGCCTCTCGTCCATAGGAAGTTGTAGTTGTAACCTGTAGCCTGTACAAAATGTACCGGTGCTATGCTCATATGAGTAAACTGTATCAGTATTTGCACCTAAATGAATGGCATCGTGTGAGCTGCTTGTATGTGTTTCTAATCTTTTCTAAATTCCTTACCAATACGTGATATGCCTTACCAAGCTTGTTCAGATCAGAGGCTTTCGTTGAGCTTTTCCCTTGTTCAAAACTCATGTATGCTGTTGCCACAGAATTCAGTGACTAGTTCAGTTACGAACTGAAGTATTAAAAAAATCAGTGATCTTATCAGTCATGTGGTCAAACCATATATTGTTCAGCAAAGATTTTGAGTTGCAGAAGAGGGTTGGGATGGCTTTGTCCAGTTTTGATATCTAAGCTATAAGCAGCAAGTCACTATCCAAAATATCCTGGACATTCACAAAGTTCAGTGACTAAGCTCCATATGTGTTGAACAAAATCAGTGACTTATTCAGAAAATCTTCTGAATTACCAGAAGTGGCCTAGAATGGCCGTAATCAGTTTTAAGATAAAAAAGGCTATAAAAACAAGTCCATATCCAAAGTTTCCTGAACATTTACTATAGTTCTTGATTGATCATGTATAACAAGTATATTGACAAACTGTATTTTCTGCTCCGGTATGATGCAGGTCTGAGCAAAGAATTTATTTAACATGATGAAAATTTGACAATCATCGGCCGACTGATGTTCATATAATGTAGTAATTTGATAATCATAAATTTTTTATAAATCGAGTCAAATTTGATTTAACATAGTGCAAATCCCCGTccattaccccgcaaaaaaaattcCCGTCCATTACATGGCTCCTGTACATCAAAGGCTAAATCATAACATATATAAAATCATTCTTTGCATCGCAAAATTTGGCATCAGCAAGCACCATTTAGTTGCATATCTTCCACAATCAGGCTCTTTTTCCCTTTGCTTGGACAATTGCGACTATCATGAAATACTATTTGCTTGCATGTCTTGCACAATCGTGCTACCCTTGCCTTTACTTCTTTGTCCTTCTTTTTTCGACTATCCTCCTTGGTCTCCTTTCcgctctttattcttttgcatctccCCACCGTATGAACATCAGTGGGCGGATGTATATGAACTTCAGTAGGAATATTGCAACCAATAAAAGCCTCGTATTCCTCTTGCCTTGTGCTTTTGGTAGTTGCAGGAACCATTTGGTCTAGAGGGGCCTCAATGTTCAACACACTTGATGTTAAGAAGTCCATGCCTACATCTGAGTGCTTCGCCTTCTGAATCATATCTTCCATCTTATTACGTATAGTTGAAATCTTCTCTCTTGTGGCCGCGTCCAATGCATCAGTGGGTTTTTCTTCTAGTAAATTCCCTTGTTCATCAAAAACACTCTCCCTGCAAAGAATTTATTTTTGTTAGTCATATTATTTTTTAACAATAAGGAATCAATAGTTATGCCTTATTTTTTGTAGGTTGTTCTTCCCAGAAAGTCTAACAAAGATGTGTGCATCACAATCATATCGTGTGTTGGCCTGCTTACGCTTTTTCCTCGAGGGGTCATCGACCTCCTTACTATCTTTCGACTTGAATCCTTCCCTATTACTCATAAAGCGCTTAGTTCGGACCACCTTATTCTCAGTCTTCTTCTGTTGTCCGATACGAACTCCAAAACCCGCATTATGTGCATATGCCTTGTAGAACTTCTCCACTGCCTCGAGTCCTTCAAATGCCATACCTACTTTAGGCTTCAAGTTCTCATCACATTCAGGTGTAAAAGACAAAAACTGCAACATCAAGAATAAATTGTGACCGCCACATTCACACATAGATCAATAAAGGATTAGTTGTAAGGTAGTACAAAGTAATCAAACTTACAGCTAGGGGTATGGCTGCATTCTTTCTGGGTGTGCCAAACTCTTCTTCATTCATATGCATTTGCAAGTAACTGGTTGGCTCCATGTGACTGCAAGCACACCTACAGGATCAAGTTCACACATGGCAATGACACATGCTTTAACATACGGAAGGACTGGATTTTACCTGGAACTAGTGGTGTCGTAGTGTTGCTGATTGCTACTAATGAGGTTGTTCATTCAAGCGACTAGCTGATCTAGCGTATAAGATCTCTCCTTAGAGTGTGGACCTGCAGTCTGCAGAGGAAGGATACAGAGATCAAAACAATTACGTACATTCATGCATGGGCCGACGGCTGCTGATGAACGCCAAGATCATGTCAGCTGGGAATATCAGTACTTGCATGGGCTGGCGCGTGCCGATGGACGCCGTCGCCGCTGAAGAGCACAGGGTCGCGGGCGTTCGACCTAGGGTTCCACAGCCGCCGCGGGAGAGAGAAATACCTAGAGTTGTCTATTACGACGCACGATGCGTCCTGCGTCCAGGGTTGTTTTTGCAAAGTAAAACTATTGGTATGGGTTACAGGCGGGCGTTTCAATGCAAAATTACTGGAAATTAACCCAAAGCAAAGGATTTAGATCGTGGGGCTGAGAACAGAGGGATGCAGGGATACACGAACAGAGCGGATTCACAGGATATGTTGCCTTCTTCTTATCAGTTTTTTATGGAACATGTATTTCTTGTTAGAGTGAGATATGTGCattttctaagtacttatgctgaTCATACGTGTGTTTAAACAATTCCTTTGTGTGTTAATGCAGACGTATCAACATTTAGCTCTGTTGTGTATCTGTGATGATGTGAAGCCGTTCATTTAATTAAGTTTACCTGATCTCTTTTTTCTGACAGGAATGCACATACTTGACACTTCTTAGCTCTTGTAACAACCTAGGATAAATTCTATCACCCCCATGGCCTCTAGCTGAGTATATCATGTAAATTACAATAATTAGGAATGCACATTTTATTGTTGTGTCTTACTCTCTGAAGTAGCTTACAGAAGGTGCAGCTGAATTTTATGAGCAACACGTAGTTCCTGCATCTTCAGAATTAGCACACATGCTACCTTTTCTGCAATGCCGATAGAGTTTCTATTTGGGACATATCATGCTTCCGCGGAAACCAGTTATCACAAGAGCTTACACAGTTTCTCAATACATGTAGCCATTTCTCATTAGCAAACTAAACCTAACAGGCTAACCTTCAAGATTAACAAGAAAGAAGTTATGGGTTCTGTTGCACCTAGAAAAGATAGTCAAAGAGGGAAGTTCTGTTTGAAAGGGATGCTGAGAATGCAATGCATTTAGCCGCTCACGTTCGCCGTCAGTTCATCACCCGTGTTCTGCTTAAATTAAATGCAAAAGGATGCAGGGGAGCAGCTTCCCGAGTTTCCTAGAAGAACATTAGACAAGAACCAATATTTGTCTCTTCTCTCTAGAATACTTGCGATCTGTCTCTAGCCTATAAAATACTTAATAAGTATGTATTTAGTAATGAAACATTGTAACTGAATTATAGCATCTACTGCTATGTTCTGAACTGTCCTTTGGTGATGAACAAGGGTTAAGTTTCAGTAACTATACTGCATTTTATTGGAGAAGTTCAGTAGCTCTGAAGTTATTTTACCCCCATACACTGCCGCATTTACCTCCGAGCAGAAGTTAATCTCGAAATTGAACCGTTTTTTTCCAAGTTCTGCTGATTATGTCGCCAAGTGCATATGGCATATCTAGATTTATGAGCCAATAATGCTAACTAAATGTGTGACGCTAATATACCAGCACTGTTAGCACATTTTTTGCAACGCATGTACAGTTTATTTCctaggtactccctctgtaaagaaatataagaagatctaaacgctcttatatttctttacagagtgaGTACAATGCATGGCCGTGATATCAATTAGCTCTGAAGACCCAGCATACTTGCGGTTCAGTTAACTGAAGTGAAATATTTCTGTGAAAGGCATTCTACTATCTCTTCCTTGAAAACATGGTTGGTTCTACTGTACTGACTAGTGTTTAGTGTATAATTCATTGGCTAATCTGCTCATGTGAGCCCTAACCTAACCTAGCAGGCTAATCTATGAAGATTAACAAAGTAATCAAGAAAAGATGGCCAAGGAGGGAAGCTCTTCGTTTGAAAGCAAACATgcaatgcatgtactccctccgttccgaattacttatcACAGGTAtgaatgtatttagatgtattttagttgtagatacatccatttctgcgacgagtaatttggaacggagggagtagcagctATATTCCCCATCAGTTCATCACCCATGTTCTGCTTAATTAAATGCAAAAGGATACAGGGGGAGCAGCTTCTTGAGTTCCGTAGGAGAACATTTCACAAGAACAAGGATTTGTCCCTTCTCTCTAGGGTCTAGAATACTCATGATTTGTCTTTACTCGACAGAATACTTAATATTAGCTCCGTACCAAAATACAAGGCGTTTTTGTAGGCTAAACTAGcttacaaaaacgtcttatattttggtaagGATGTAGTATTTGCTAATGAAACACTGCAACCAAACTATAGCATCTACTGTTATGTTCCGAAACTGTCCTTTGGTAATGAACAAGGGTTTAAGTTTCAGTAACCTATCCTTTTCTTTCTTGGAAACCTTCAGCAGCTCTGCAGTTCTTTAATCCCCATACTCTGGCGCATTTACCTCTGAATAAAAGTTTATTTTTTTGCAGGGTATCTCGGAATAGAAGTTAATCTGGAAACGAAGCATGTTTGTACCGTCCTTTGCTAAAGAACAAGGTTAAGTTTCAGTAACCATCTTCCCGCAAATAGAAAAAAGTTTCAGTAACCATCCTTCTTTTTCTTGGACATCATCACTACCTCTGAAGAGGAAATTGAATCTCTTTGTCCAAGTTCTGCCGATTGCTTTGATAGTGCACATTGGCTTATTTGGATATATATGAGCTGATACAATAATCCCGCTAAAGTAATAGGAATTAGGCCTAAGACGATTCCAAATAGAAAAACTTCAATCATTTCGATTTGTTCGAGGGGATAAAAAAAGAGGTTAACTAAATGTGTGAGGCTGGTACCGTTAGCACATTGTTTGCGACGCAGGTGTATGCATGGCTGTGATATCAGCTAGCTCTGAATTCCCAACACATTTGCAGTTCCAGTCCATACTAGTGCATCTTGACTGAAGCATAAGATGTTTCTTCCGGTTCTGAATTAGTTTCCAATGCACTCCCAGACATTTTCTGCCCGAGGTATGGTTGATACTACTGTACTTGATAGATTCTACTAGTATAATATCTACTGTTTTTGTGTATACATTGGCTAATCTCCTCATGTGAGGCCTAACCTAACCTAGCAGGCTAACCAAACAAGATTAACAAAGTAATTAAAGAGAGCAGCAAACCATGGCTTCGCTTTCACTTGAAAAAGAAAGTGGGCTAGTCAAGGAGGGAAgctgtttgtttgtgtgtgtgctGAAAACAAAACATGGCGATGTAGATGTGCACTGCACTTGGCCGGTGGGCTGCTGGTATTCGGCGCCGGTTCGCTCGTCACCCATGTTCTGCACAATTCAATGGAAAGAGAGCGAGAGATAGATGCAGGGGAACAGGCCGTCGTGTTCCCGGGAAGAAAGAAGAACATTCATTTGGCAACGGACGGACGGATGGAGATTTTGTCTCTTCCCCTCTCTAGAATATTCCAGCTCtgtcccttctccctctctctctagaaATGCTTACTCAAATCTTGTTTGGAAATTAATTATGGCACCTCTGTTTGTCTTTCGTCAAATAGTGCTGGGCATTTCCTGATCACAGAGCTACGATTCTAGAGATGCCCCTGCTTTTTCCTGGGGAttctttgttttgaatcttttaatGATTGCTGATACCTCTGAAGTTCAAAGTTGTTTTTCTGTTCCATATTTTCTCCGGATTAGTCTGAAAATTGGTGCTGCTACTCTGCTTCCAACACTGGACAGGTTAATCTAGAAATTGTGACGGTCAAAAAATACCGTATTATTTTTACCCTCTTTTGCAACAACAAAAAAAGGCATCtgtggaaaaaaaatcatattacCAAGACCAAGCTATTATAGGTAGGATAAACTGTAAATTGACACAGGCCAGGGGCATGCCTGAAATCAGTGGAACCTAAAGTTCTCTTCTCAGCACAAAACAAAAGGACTATTGGCAATTTGGCTACCATGCATGCAAAGATATGAACAATCTCTCTCACTAAGACTCTCACAAGCACCAGatgaaaatttgagaagagaagaaaaAGATGTGAGACTAACCATCCTATTTACACCAGGATTAACCACTGATGACTCTGCTACTATACTCTGCTTCTATGACGCTACTATAATGCAGTCAGCAACTAGCGCTGCCGTGTCACTGACAGGCGTGACATGGCAGCCAACCGCCGGGCCGGCGGCGAGGGGTCGGTGGTCGCTGATGGACGACGAGGCACGGGCGGCGGAGGGACGGTCAATGCAGCCGGTGCCGCTTGGCGACGAAGCCCGGCGACGGCGAGCAGCTCGTGGCGGCCATGGGCATGGTGGGGATCGCCGCCATCGGCCGCTTCATGCAGGCGCTGTTGGCGTTTGGGGCGAAGCCGAGCGGCGCGCCGGCGTTGTGCAGGGTTGTCGTGTTCATGTagactccgccgccgccgacggggagCGTGTCGAGCGCGTGCACCGGGGGCGGGTTGCGCCAGCGCGGGAGCGGCCCGGCCACGAGCAGGTTCTGCAGCAGGGGCCCCGCCTCCATGACGGACTGCAGCAGCCGGCCCCTCGGCGGCAGCGGCTTCTTGGCGGCGAGCATGTCGAGCACCGCCTCGGCG
This DNA window, taken from Triticum aestivum cultivar Chinese Spring chromosome 1D, IWGSC CS RefSeq v2.1, whole genome shotgun sequence, encodes the following:
- the LOC123163853 gene encoding uncharacterized protein; translation: MNNLISSNQQHYDTTSSSHMEPTSYLQMHMNEEEFGTPRKNAAIPLAFLSFTPECDENLKPKVGMAFEGLEAVEKFYKAYAHNAGFGVRIGQQKKTENKVVRTKRFMSNREGFKSKDSKEVDDPSRKKRKQANTRYDCDAHIFVRLSGKNNLQKIRHNY